AGAAAACTTGGAGATGGGGGCCTTTTCTATCAAGGATCAGAAAGTGATTGAAGAGGGAATTGAGCGAGCCTTTCATTACTTTCCACGCTTAAAAGAACGGGTATCACAAAAAGGAGGCACGATGTCTGGCGGTGAACAACAAATGTTGGCTATCGCTCGTGGATTGATGATGAAGCCAAAAATCCTGATGTTAGATGAGCCGTCAATGGGATTAGCTCCTATTTTAGTAGAGCAAATCTTCGAGATAGTCACGGAATTAAATCAAGAGGGTATGACCATTCTATTAGTAGAACAAAATGCAAATCAGGCACTTGCCGTTGCACATCGTGGCTATGTCATTCAGACTGGTGAGATTATTTTGAAGGATGATGCAAAAAATTTGTTATCAGATCCACAGGTACGAGAGGCATATTTGGCGTAAACGGAGGCGGGAGTCATCACATTAGACTGACATGCGTTGCAATTGGATCAAGTGAGGAAGGTCGAATTGAACAGCTTGCATAGAATATCAACAAAAACCTTGAAATTCATTCTAGAATTCAAGGTTTTTGTTGGTTACATCGAGGGGCTTTATTAATGAATCGTATCTGTTTTCCAGACATTAATGTGGTTGGAAAGGTTATCCCAAATGGTTGGGTCCTCTAGTCCCAAGCGCCAAAAGGCTATTCCGGCCAAATCATATTTCTCAACCAAATCTAGCTTGGATCGCGTGCTAAAAGAGTTTTCAAACCAAGCGATATGCATATTGCCTTCTTCATCCATGTATTGCATATGGGGGGCGAGTCGTTCCTGATCCCAATTAAGAGTAGCTCCATGGCTTTTGCCTAGCTCCATTAGACTTTTATAGGATTGATATACGGCTTTTTCTCCGTTGCTGTTCCAATTCCAGCCATACCCAGCAACTCCAAGTAAGATTTTGTGTGCCGGTACACCTTGCGAGAGTGCATATCGCACTGTATCTTCTGCCCATTGAATGGAAGCAACAGGACCTGGTTTTGTTCGTGGGTTATGCTCATCGTAGGCCATGATCACCAAGCGATCAGCATAGCGACCTAGTAGCTTATAGTCAAACCAGGGAGACCACACATTGGCACGTTCATCACCTGTATTAGCAGGAACACTTACTGTGACGGTTTTGCCATGTTGATGCATCAATTGGGTTACATTTTTAACTAACTGAGTGAAGGCAAATTTGTCTTCTAAATATAGGTTCTCGATGTCTAAATTAATGCCGTCATAGCCTAGTGAAAGCACTTCACGTTCTAAATTACGCAAAAAATACCGCTGATTTGTAGGTTTACGTAAAATATCTCGGGCAACATCTTTTCCTTTTTCTATAGAATCATAGAACAGATTGTGAATTAACAGATAGACTTGAACCTGATTGGCATGTGCTCGATCTATGACCTTTTTTTGTTCTTCTTTCGAAAGGGCCGTTTTTAAATATCCAGGATTTTTTTCATCCAGCTTACACCAAAAAGGCACAATCATACTAAGTTGTTCATGCTGAGCAGATAAGGTGGGGAGAGATCCAGGATAAGGATCTTCCGACTCTGTATAAAACCCAAGCACCTCTCTTGGTCGAGAGCTAGGTATTACGTTCTGTAAGGTAGTAGTCTGATGAACGGATGCAAAATGAGGAGAAGTACTTCTATCAGAGGTAGCAGATTTATAGGGAGAGCCAGTCTGACAAGAAGCTACCAGCAAAGAGCTAATCACCAACAACAAGATGAAGACGCGTGAGAAGAGACGTGGCATTTCTTCTCTCCTTTCTTATCATAAAGGTAGTTTTATCCTGATTGTTAGTTTTAACATACGGTAATTAACACAAAGTTATACACGTTTATGGGGAAGATAGGCTAATGCTAGAAGATATGAAAAAACGGTAACCCGGAAATTACTCCAGATTACCGCTTTTTTATTCCAAATGAAATTGCTTTTGTGGCAATGTTGCAATAAACATAACACCTTGCTGCTCAGATATGTTCTTGGCAGTAATAGATCCTTCATGGGCTTCCAGAACAGCACGCGCGATAGCAAGACCTAAGCCATGTTTACCAGTTTTACCTTTGCGAAAACGTTGGAAAAGGTAGGGCATGACGCTTTCTTCAATAGGTGGACCGTCATTGGAGATAGCGATTTCGATCTGTTCTTTTACCACTTTGGCAGTGATGGTAATCGTGGTCTTGGCGTATCGTAGCTGATTTTCCACAATATTAGTGAAAGCACTGTAAAGCTGTTCACCATCACCTTTCATTGGTAGGGTATCAGGTATTTCGATCTGCCATGCTAAATGTGGGTGTAGAAGATGATAGCGCTGGTGTAACAGTCCAATCATTTCTGTCAAATCTAATGATGTAAAGGTCATCATTCTATCAACTGATTCTACTTTTGTTAAATACAATAGTTGTTCTACCACATTCTCCAAACGATTGCTTTCCTCCATAATAATGGACAAGCCTTTTTGTGCTTCAGCACCCTGAAAAACGCCATCTAGTAAGCCTTGTGCATAGCCTTGTATCGCCATAATTGGCGTTTTTAATTCATGGGAGATATTTTGCACAAAGTGTTGCTGGGATTCGTCATGATCCTTCAATTGCTTTTTCATCATGTCAAAAGAGCGAGCTAATTGACCGATTTCATCCTTTCGATCCACCATTAGAGGAATATCAAATTGACGGCGTGCAATCTTTTGACAGGATTCTTCTAAACGGCGTAAGGGGGTACTCAAATACCCACTAAACCAACCAGCTAATAACAAACTGACAAAGATAAAAAAGGCAAAAATGATGAAGAATTGCTTGGTAAGCATGTTATTGATCTGAATGATTTCCTTTTCCTTTGTGAAGATCACTAGGTAATAAGGGAATCCAAAGTAATCCATCTTCTGACTTACCATTAAGAAATTTTCATTATCCCACTCGGTGCTCCCCTTATAAGGGGTCGAACCTTTATGAGCAGAAGCTTCTTTGAAAAGCCCATTCGCAACCTTGACTGGAACGCCCTCTTTTGGCATATGTTGAACCCCAATAAGTTGACCATCTTTACTAAAAACCATCATCTGAAAAGAAAAGTTATAGTTTTGTAACAATAACATCAATATCCGTGGAGAAGTGAAAGATGGTAGTGGTCCAAGCTCATGTTGTTGCGTAAAGGAGATTTGGTCAGACACCTTCTCAAATTCGTCCTCAAGCAATGAATACGTATTATCCAGTAGGATCTGCTTTAAGGTATAGGGATAGAGGATGGCTACACTTGCCCCAAGCACGATCGTCAAAGATAAAAACAGTAAAAAAATCTGTTTGGCTAACGGCAGGTTTTGTAAAGAGAATTTTCCTCTCATTTGGTCATCCGGTAGCCAAAGCCATACACCGTCTCCAATGGAAATTCAGGCATCTTTTTACGAATGCGTTTCACCAGATCATCCACGGCACGATCTGATCCGATATAGTCATCGCCCCAGACAGCCGTAAGGATTTGCTCGCGTTGCAAAGCCTGGCCCTGATTTTTAATAAAGTAAAGCACCAAATCAAATTCTTTTGTGGTCAAGTCAATCATTTGCTCGTTTTCTTTAACCAGTCTCCCTTTTTCTGAAATGAAATACTGCGAGACGTTTATCCAGTCCTCATACACTACGGGAGGTTGGGTAGCTGTTACAGGAGGGCTAGTCTTTTCATAGGTACGATGCAACAAACGCTGTGTACGGATGACTAGCTCACGAGGCAAAAAGGGCTTTGCCAAATAGTCGTCGCTACCTAGCTCCAGCCCGATAATTTTATCAATATCTTGATCACGAGCAGAAATGAACATGATTGGGACGTCTTCCCATTTATTTCGGATTAGTCTAAGTAGTTCATACCCATCTATATCAGGCAACATAATATCAAGAATCCATAAGTGTGGTTTTGTATCATCTAGAACAGCTAGAACCTCTTCACCGCTCTGGAAGGTTCTTACTTCAAAACCTGCCCGTACAAGGTAGGAGCGCAATAGCTCTAGCAAATTAGTTTCATCATCAACTAGATAAACAAGATAAGGTGTGGTCTGAGTCATGGTCACCCTTCCTTTCTATCTATCATAGTACCATAGCTTGTATAAAAACATGTGGGAACTAAATAGAAGGAATGTGGGAAAGTTGTGGCAGGAATTATACAGAAGTTGCTCGAAAAATAGTAGGGACAAAAAAGGAGTGAGGCATATATATGACACAGATCTGGAAGTATGCGGTTGTCGTTGTTACAGCATCGGCCTTATTGGTATCCTGCAATCCGTTTGCAAATAAAGAACAACCACCACAATCCAATCCGGTGACGCCACCAGTTTCTGAACCTTTGCAAGAGAAGACGTTTCCTTATACAGCTCCATTAACAGGAATGGGTGTGGATGAACGAATTGATCATCGTCCTGTAATGGTTATGATTAATAATCATCCGAAAGCAAGACCTCAATCTGGACTGGATAAAGCTGATATCGTGTACGAAGTGCTGTCGGAAGGGGAAGTGACACGCTTTCTAGCCATTTTTCACAGTCAAACACCTAAAACGATTGGACCAGTCAGAAGTATACGCCCGTACTTTATTAAATTGGGGAGAGGCTTGGACTCCATTCTGGTGCATGTTGGTGGAAGTCCAGATGCTCTTCAAATACTTAAAGGTGCAGATGACGATATTAATGAGATTAGTAACAGTACATACTTCTGGAGAGAAAAATTCCGTTCTGCTCCCCATAATGTATATACTGATCTAAGCCATATCGAAAAAGCGATGCAGGCTAAAAATATGCGTATAACTTCTGATCTACCGTTTTTTCCTTTCCTGCCTAAAGATTCCAAAATAGAAGAAGGACAGCCAGCGGCAGAAATTAAGGTGAAACCACATCCACAATATTCGCTCAGTTACAAATATGATACGGATAAGGAGAAATATTTACGCTATACACAAGGCGAGGTTCATAAGGATCTAACGTCAGATAAACAACTGGAAATTACGAATGTACTGGTGATCTCATCTAAACATAAGGTGCTAGATAATGAAGGCCGGCGTGAAGTCGATGTGACCGGCCCTGGGGAAGGGTATCTGTTCCAGCAGGGGAAGGCAAAACCAATCAAATGGGCTAGAAAAGATGGTATTATTCGAGCATATGAAGACGCTGCTTTAACGAAAGAAATACCTTTACTCCCAGGAAATACCTGGGTAAACATTGTGCCTAATACACCAAGCTTAGACCAGCATCTTAGCTTTCAATAACCAAACTTTAGGAAACAGATAAATTTGATGAACATCGTCTTGCGTAGAGAAGTCTTTTGCTCTATCATGAAAGCAGAACTTTAGTACTTAAAAACTTTACAGAGAGAAAAAGTTCCCAAGACGATCACGGGGTGATTTTTCATGCAATTAGAGAAATTAAAGGGTAAGGGAATTGAACAACTTTTTGAATCGATCTTGTCTTTAAAAGACATGGAAGAATGCTATAAATTTTTTGATGATCTATGTACGGTAAATGAGATGCAGTCACTTGCTCAACGTTTGGAAGTAGCGCGTATGCTACGTAAAGGATATACGTATAACCATATTGAATCGGAAACAGGGGCGAGTACAGCGACGATCTCTCGTGTTAAGCGATGCCTCAATTACGGTAATGATGGTTATCAACTGGCATTGGATCGGATCGGTAAATAAAGCGGAGGTATCAACGTGATTGAATTTAGCAACTGGCGACATGTTTTTAAACTGGACCCAGAAAAGCCTATTGAGGATGATCAATTGGAGCAAATCTGCGAGTCAGGTACAGATGCGATTATTGTAGGGGGAACTCTCGGAGTCACATTTGACAACACGCTTGACCTAATGTCGCGTATTAGACGCTATGCTGTACCGTGTATGCTGGAGGTCTCCAATTTGCAGGCCATTGTTCCAGGCTTTGATGGGTATTTTATCCCCATTGTTTTAAATGCAAGCAACCCAGATGTGATTTTTGCTCCGCATATAGAGGCTTTAAGCTCACTCGGAAGCTATATACATTGGGACGAAATTGTAGCGGAAGGGTATCTGGTGTTTAATCAGGACTCGGCTGTTGCTGAGGTAACCAGCGCTCGTACTATTTCGTCAAAAGCAGAAGCCAAGGCTTACGTGCAGACAGCTACAAAATTATGTCGTTTGCCAATCGTGTATATCGAATACAGCGGTACATATGGGGACCCACAAATGGTTGAGGCCTGCAAAACAGCTTTGGATGAAGGGCACCTTATGTATGGTGGCGGGATTACTAATGCAAGTCAGGCTCGAGAAATGGCAGCTATCGCTGATACGGTGGTTGTTGGCAACATCATCTATGATTCTCTCGAACAGGCTCTATCTACTGTTGCTGCGATAAAAGAGACAGAGCGTCGTTTCTAGTTTCGTTTTTCTAACACATGATTTTAAAGTAAACTCCTTGAGCCAATGCCGAGGAGTTTCTTTTCTTTCACATATAAAATGGAATAAAAAAGGAGTCTTTTTTCCTAAAAGAGTGAGTGGCATAACACGTCAAGTTATGACAAAATAGGAACATATGCTTTCTTTTGGGACGAAGGAAAAAGAAGCAAAGTGAAAGGTGGCTTACGGCATGTTAATTCAAGATAATTTTTTCTCGGGTTTGAATCCTGAACAGAAAAAGGCGGTGGAGACCACAGAGGGTCCTGTGCTGATTCTGGCAGGTGCAGGTAGTGGTAAAACCCGTGTTCTTACCCAACGGATCTCATATCTAGTTGGTTATAAGCAGGTATTTCCTTGGAGCATTCTCGCGATTACCTTTACGAATAAAGCGGCTCGTGAGATGAAAGAGCGTGTAGAAAGAATGGTTGGTCGGGAAGCAGGGGCGGATGATATTTGGATTTCTACCTTCCACTCTCTTTGTGTACGCATTTTACGAAGAGATATAGATCGGATTAACATCAGCCGCAATTTTACCATTTTGGATGCTGGGGATCAGCTAACTGTGGTGAAGCAGTGCATGAAAGAACTAAATATTGATGTGAAAAAGTTTGAACCACGTTCTATTTTAGGAGCAATTAGTGGAGCAAAGAACGAATTACTTGATCCAAAGCGATATGAACAAGTAGCGGGAGATCAATTCCAGCGTATTGTTTCACAAGTGTATGAGCTATACATGAAGAAGCTGAAAAATAACCAATCGCTTGATTTTGATGATCTAATCATGACGACGATTCGTCTATTTAAAGAAGTGCCGGAAGTATTGGAATTCTATCAGCGCAAATTCAAATATATCCATGTAGATGAGTATCAGGATACGAACCGAGCCCAGTATATGTTGATTAGTATGCTTGCTGACATGCATAAAAACATTTGCTGTGTGGGTGACGCTGACCAAAGTATTTATAAATGGCGCGGTGCTGATATTTCGATCATTCTTAACTTTGAGAAGGAATATCCTAGTGCAAAATTGATAAAGCTGGAGCAAAACTATCGCTCTACTAAAAATATCTTAGAAGCAGCTAACCATGTTATTAAAAATAATAAGAACCGCAAAGAGAAAAATCTGTGGACGAATCAAGAGGCAGGGGAGAAAATTTATTGCTATCAAGCTGATTCGGAGCATGATGAAGCTTATTTTGTTGTGGATATGATTCGTGAACAACTGAAAACCTATAAACGATATGACAAATTTGCCATTTTATATCGTACGAATGCCCAGTCACGTGTAATGGAGGATGTGTTGGTTAAATCGACTATTCCTTATACAATCGTCGGAGGCACGAAGTTCTATGATCGCAAAGAGATTAAAGACGTATTAGCCTATTTGCGTTTGGTATCCAATCCTGACGATGATATCAGCTTGACCCGTATTATTAATGTTCCAAAGCGTAATATAGGGGATACTACGGTAGAAAAGCTACAAGCCTATGCAAGCGCACATGGACTGACACTCTTTCAAGCCGTACAGGAAGTAGCGTATATGGGGCTTGCCTCTCGGACAACCAATGCTATTTTGGCCTTCTCGGATATGATGAAGAACCTTATTCAGATGGTTGATTATTTAAGTGTAACCGAGCTAGTTGAGGAAATCTTAAAACAATCGGGATACCGTGAGTCGCTGAAAGAGGATAAATCATTGGAAGCAGCGGCGCGCTTAGAGAACATCGACGAGTTTCTGTCAGTTACCCAAGAGTTTGAGAAAAAGAGTGAAGATAAGACTCTGTTGGCTTTTCTAACTGATTTAGCATTGGTGGCAGATATTGATTCTCTTGGCAATGACGACACAGAGGAAGCGGTACCAGATGAGGGACAAGTGGTGCTAATGACTTTGCACAGCGCCAAGGGCTTGGAGTTTCCAGTTGTCTTCTTAGTGGGCATGGAGGAAGGGGTTTTCCCGCATAGTCGTGCTCTGTTTGATGAAAGTGAAATGGAAGAGGAACGACGTCTAGCTTATGTGGGAATTACTCGTGCAGAACAAAAATTATTTATGACACGAGCAAGAATGCGTACGCTATACGGACGTACAAATATGAATATGCAATCCCGCTTTTTCGCTGAGATACCTGATGAACTGCTTACTGGAGACCTAGGCTCAGGTGGTGGGTCTGAAGGTGGTTTTGATTCAAGTAATGTCTTTGGAGCAGGCTCAGGCTCAGGTTTTGGTGCCAGCCGTGGAGGGCAAGCCAGTCGCTTTGGGGCAGGTGGACGTACAGGCAATACATTTGGACGTTCTCCTAAACCTACAGAATCAACTGTCTCTATGCAACCAAGTGCATTTCGTGGGTTGAATCAAGCAACAAAATTGCCAACACACGGAGCAGCATCTCAGGCAGATTGGAAAGTAGGAGATAAGGCTAAGCATGGTAAGTGGGGAACAGGAACAGTGGTAAGTGTTAAAGGTGCAGGTGATAACACAGAGCTGGATATTGCTTTCCCTAGCCCAGTAGGAATCAAGAAATTACTTGCTAAGTTTGCTCCTATTGAAAAAGGTTGATTTTGAACGAACGGAAAGGATGAAGAGATACGTGGATCGTGTTGCCGCAAAACAACAAATTGTAAAACTAAAGAAACGGATTGAAGAGGAAAGCCGTCATTATTATACAGAGGATAATCCGCAGATTACGGACCAGGAATATGATCAAATGATGCGTGAATTGCAAGACCTGGAGGACCAATGGCCGGATATGGTTACTCCTGATTCTCCTACCCAACGTGTCGGAGGTATGCCATTGCCTTTTTTTGAAAAGGTTGTGCATAAAACCCCGATGTTAAGTCTTGGGAATGCTTTTGACGAGGATGATTTACGCGATTTTGATCGTCGTGTGCGTCAAGGTTTAGGGAACCAAACTGTTCGCTATGTCTGCGAATTAAAAATTGATGGGCTGGCTGTCTCTCTTCGTTATGAGAACGGGCTTTTCGTAAAAGGAGCAACACGTGGGGACGGGACTACTGGTGAAGATATCACCCAAAACCTGCGGACGATTCGCTCCATTCCGTTACGTTTATCAGAACCAATTACCATGGAGGTTCGTGGAGAGGCTTTTATGTCAAAAATCGCTTTTGACCGTTTGAATAAAGAACGGGCGGAGCGAGAAGAGGCTTTATTTGCTAATCCACGTAATTCAGCGGCAGGTTCCTTGCGTCAGCTAGATCCTAAGATTGCAGCCTCTCGCTCTCTTTCCACTTTTATTTATCAGATCGGTGAAGTAGAAGGGCGTCAGATTGATTCACACAGTGAAGGTCTTACTTTCTTAGAGGGGCTAGGCTTTTCGGTGAATCAGGAACGCCGTACATTTGATGATATAGAAGAAGTAATTGAATTTGTGCAAAGCTGGACAATCAAGCGACCGGAGCTCTCTTATGAGATTGATGGTATGGTGATTAAGGTAGATAGCTTTGCTCAGCAACAAGAGCTTGGTTTTACAGCGAAGAGTCCACGCTGGGCGATTGCTTATAAATTCCCGGCTGAAGAGGTCGTAACACAGTTGAAGGATATTGAGGTGTCAGTTGGGCGTACTGGAGTGGTGACACCTACAGCTTTGCTTCAGCCTGTTATATTAGCTGGAACTGAAGTGAAGCGAGCGTCTTTACACAATGAAGACATCATTATGAAAAAAGGTCTACTCTTAGGTGATTACGTCCTGGTGAAAAAAGCAGGTGACATTATTCCTGAGATTGTGGAAGTCTTAAAAGAACGACGAACGGGAGAGGAACGTCCATTTATGATGCCGACTCATTGCCCGGAGTGTGCGAGCGAATTGGTTCGTCTACCGGATGAAGTGGCATTGCGCTGCATTAATCCAGAATGTCCAGCCGTTATTAGAGAAGGAATGTCTCACTTTGTATCCCGACAAGCGATGAATTTAGATGGTCTTGGGGAGAAAGTCGTAGCTTCACTATTTGCCGCAGGTCTCATTACAAGCGTCGCAGATTTATATTATCTACACGATAAGCGGGAACAGCTGTTACAATTGGAGAGAATGGGTGAGAAATCTGTCGATAAGATGCTACAAGCAATTGAAGCTAGCAAGGAAAATTCTGTGGAGCGTTTACTTTTCGGATTAGGAATTCGATTGGTGGGAGCTAAAGCAGCAAAGGTACTTGCAGAGCAATTCGGTGACATTGATCATATCATGCAGGCGACAGCAGAAGAATTGATCGCTATTGACGAGATCGGTCCCAAAATGGCTGAAAGCATCTTAACCTATTTCTCGATGCCTCAAGTACAAGAATTGATTGAGAAGCTCAAGGGTGCTGGCGTGAATATGCAATATAAAGGTGTTCGTGTGCAAGCAGGTGAGGATCTTCCATTCTCAGGTAAAACAGTGGTCTTAACCGGTACATTGACACAATTAACACGTCAGGAAGCGGAAGAAAAGATTGCTATGCTTGGTGGTAAAGTAACAGGGAGCGTTAGTAAAAAAACGGATTTAGTAATCGCTGGTGAAAAAGCAGGCTCCAAATTGGAAAAAGCAGAAAAATTGGGTATAACTGTACTGGATGAAGAGGCATTTTTAGCGCTATTATCATAGGTGGGCTGAGGAGATATTAAGCAAAGGTGTGAAGGTGATGGATAGATTCACGCTTAAACAGCTGGGAGCAAGCGTTAGTGTGCTCCTTTTGCTCAGCGGTTGTGCAACTGCAACGCAAAAGTCAGTTGAAACAGAAATTGTGGATGCGAGCCAAACGATAGAGGAGCCAGTTGCTAAACAATCGGTTAAATTGGCTCAGATAACAGGAGAATTGACGTACCAGGATGTGCTGCAAAAAGGCGACAGTATAAATTCGTTGGCCCTAGATCAAGGTGGAGAACAAGTCTGGCTAGCAACTCATGCGGGACTCTATGCATCTGCGGATCATGGATTATGGGGAGCAGTGGCAGATGAGTTGGAGCATGCGGATGTTAAGACGATATATTTTGATCCAACGAAGTCTAAACGGGTATATGTGGCTGGCGCGAAGGTTTGCAAGGTGTCTAAGGATGGAGGAAAAACCTGGAAAAAAATAGAAGGTGGTTTACCTCATGGTTATGACATTCAATCTCTAATCGGAGTTCCAACTGATAAAGGTACATCTCTTTATGCATTTGTGAACAGAGAAGGCGTATACGAATCTAAGGATGCCGGTGCTAACTGGCGCTTACGATTCCCGATCGATACAGTAGAAGGATATGATTTGGATTATGTACCCGGTGAGGAAAAATTGTACGTACTAACCCAAAACGAACTGTTGTCAATAGGTATCCATGATGGCGAGTGGCAGGTTGAATGGCGGGAAAGCGATGCGCATATTTACTCTATTGCGGCTAATAAATCCTCAGACGCCTTATATGCAGCAAGTGATAAAGGTATCTTAATTAAGGATGGCAAAGAGTGGACTCTACTATCCTCAGAACTTCCAGAAAAACTGATTAATATCTCCTACGGTACAGCAGAT
This is a stretch of genomic DNA from Brevibacillus laterosporus DSM 25. It encodes these proteins:
- a CDS encoding ABC transporter ATP-binding protein — its product is MALLELKEVHTYYGGIHALKGLSITVEQGEVVTLIGSNGAGKSTTLKTICGQVHTKEGQVFFDGQPITGKRPHDISALGIAHVPEGRRIFPKLTVRENLEMGAFSIKDQKVIEEGIERAFHYFPRLKERVSQKGGTMSGGEQQMLAIARGLMMKPKILMLDEPSMGLAPILVEQIFEIVTELNQEGMTILLVEQNANQALAVAHRGYVIQTGEIILKDDAKNLLSDPQVREAYLA
- a CDS encoding DUF3048 domain-containing protein, translating into MTQIWKYAVVVVTASALLVSCNPFANKEQPPQSNPVTPPVSEPLQEKTFPYTAPLTGMGVDERIDHRPVMVMINNHPKARPQSGLDKADIVYEVLSEGEVTRFLAIFHSQTPKTIGPVRSIRPYFIKLGRGLDSILVHVGGSPDALQILKGADDDINEISNSTYFWREKFRSAPHNVYTDLSHIEKAMQAKNMRITSDLPFFPFLPKDSKIEEGQPAAEIKVKPHPQYSLSYKYDTDKEKYLRYTQGEVHKDLTSDKQLEITNVLVISSKHKVLDNEGRREVDVTGPGEGYLFQQGKAKPIKWARKDGIIRAYEDAALTKEIPLLPGNTWVNIVPNTPSLDQHLSFQ
- a CDS encoding YerC/YecD family TrpR-related protein; this translates as MQLEKLKGKGIEQLFESILSLKDMEECYKFFDDLCTVNEMQSLAQRLEVARMLRKGYTYNHIESETGASTATISRVKRCLNYGNDGYQLALDRIGK
- a CDS encoding sensor histidine kinase, whose protein sequence is MRGKFSLQNLPLAKQIFLLFLSLTIVLGASVAILYPYTLKQILLDNTYSLLEDEFEKVSDQISFTQQHELGPLPSFTSPRILMLLLQNYNFSFQMMVFSKDGQLIGVQHMPKEGVPVKVANGLFKEASAHKGSTPYKGSTEWDNENFLMVSQKMDYFGFPYYLVIFTKEKEIIQINNMLTKQFFIIFAFFIFVSLLLAGWFSGYLSTPLRRLEESCQKIARRQFDIPLMVDRKDEIGQLARSFDMMKKQLKDHDESQQHFVQNISHELKTPIMAIQGYAQGLLDGVFQGAEAQKGLSIIMEESNRLENVVEQLLYLTKVESVDRMMTFTSLDLTEMIGLLHQRYHLLHPHLAWQIEIPDTLPMKGDGEQLYSAFTNIVENQLRYAKTTITITAKVVKEQIEIAISNDGPPIEESVMPYLFQRFRKGKTGKHGLGLAIARAVLEAHEGSITAKNISEQQGVMFIATLPQKQFHLE
- a CDS encoding glycosyl hydrolase family 18 protein, coding for MPRLFSRVFILLLVISSLLVASCQTGSPYKSATSDRSTSPHFASVHQTTTLQNVIPSSRPREVLGFYTESEDPYPGSLPTLSAQHEQLSMIVPFWCKLDEKNPGYLKTALSKEEQKKVIDRAHANQVQVYLLIHNLFYDSIEKGKDVARDILRKPTNQRYFLRNLEREVLSLGYDGINLDIENLYLEDKFAFTQLVKNVTQLMHQHGKTVTVSVPANTGDERANVWSPWFDYKLLGRYADRLVIMAYDEHNPRTKPGPVASIQWAEDTVRYALSQGVPAHKILLGVAGYGWNWNSNGEKAVYQSYKSLMELGKSHGATLNWDQERLAPHMQYMDEEGNMHIAWFENSFSTRSKLDLVEKYDLAGIAFWRLGLEDPTIWDNLSNHINVWKTDTIH
- the ligA gene encoding NAD-dependent DNA ligase LigA is translated as MDRVAAKQQIVKLKKRIEEESRHYYTEDNPQITDQEYDQMMRELQDLEDQWPDMVTPDSPTQRVGGMPLPFFEKVVHKTPMLSLGNAFDEDDLRDFDRRVRQGLGNQTVRYVCELKIDGLAVSLRYENGLFVKGATRGDGTTGEDITQNLRTIRSIPLRLSEPITMEVRGEAFMSKIAFDRLNKERAEREEALFANPRNSAAGSLRQLDPKIAASRSLSTFIYQIGEVEGRQIDSHSEGLTFLEGLGFSVNQERRTFDDIEEVIEFVQSWTIKRPELSYEIDGMVIKVDSFAQQQELGFTAKSPRWAIAYKFPAEEVVTQLKDIEVSVGRTGVVTPTALLQPVILAGTEVKRASLHNEDIIMKKGLLLGDYVLVKKAGDIIPEIVEVLKERRTGEERPFMMPTHCPECASELVRLPDEVALRCINPECPAVIREGMSHFVSRQAMNLDGLGEKVVASLFAAGLITSVADLYYLHDKREQLLQLERMGEKSVDKMLQAIEASKENSVERLLFGLGIRLVGAKAAKVLAEQFGDIDHIMQATAEELIAIDEIGPKMAESILTYFSMPQVQELIEKLKGAGVNMQYKGVRVQAGEDLPFSGKTVVLTGTLTQLTRQEAEEKIAMLGGKVTGSVSKKTDLVIAGEKAGSKLEKAEKLGITVLDEEAFLALLS
- the pcrA gene encoding DNA helicase PcrA translates to MLIQDNFFSGLNPEQKKAVETTEGPVLILAGAGSGKTRVLTQRISYLVGYKQVFPWSILAITFTNKAAREMKERVERMVGREAGADDIWISTFHSLCVRILRRDIDRINISRNFTILDAGDQLTVVKQCMKELNIDVKKFEPRSILGAISGAKNELLDPKRYEQVAGDQFQRIVSQVYELYMKKLKNNQSLDFDDLIMTTIRLFKEVPEVLEFYQRKFKYIHVDEYQDTNRAQYMLISMLADMHKNICCVGDADQSIYKWRGADISIILNFEKEYPSAKLIKLEQNYRSTKNILEAANHVIKNNKNRKEKNLWTNQEAGEKIYCYQADSEHDEAYFVVDMIREQLKTYKRYDKFAILYRTNAQSRVMEDVLVKSTIPYTIVGGTKFYDRKEIKDVLAYLRLVSNPDDDISLTRIINVPKRNIGDTTVEKLQAYASAHGLTLFQAVQEVAYMGLASRTTNAILAFSDMMKNLIQMVDYLSVTELVEEILKQSGYRESLKEDKSLEAAARLENIDEFLSVTQEFEKKSEDKTLLAFLTDLALVADIDSLGNDDTEEAVPDEGQVVLMTLHSAKGLEFPVVFLVGMEEGVFPHSRALFDESEMEEERRLAYVGITRAEQKLFMTRARMRTLYGRTNMNMQSRFFAEIPDELLTGDLGSGGGSEGGFDSSNVFGAGSGSGFGASRGGQASRFGAGGRTGNTFGRSPKPTESTVSMQPSAFRGLNQATKLPTHGAASQADWKVGDKAKHGKWGTGTVVSVKGAGDNTELDIAFPSPVGIKKLLAKFAPIEKG
- a CDS encoding response regulator transcription factor, coding for MTQTTPYLVYLVDDETNLLELLRSYLVRAGFEVRTFQSGEEVLAVLDDTKPHLWILDIMLPDIDGYELLRLIRNKWEDVPIMFISARDQDIDKIIGLELGSDDYLAKPFLPRELVIRTQRLLHRTYEKTSPPVTATQPPVVYEDWINVSQYFISEKGRLVKENEQMIDLTTKEFDLVLYFIKNQGQALQREQILTAVWGDDYIGSDRAVDDLVKRIRKKMPEFPLETVYGFGYRMTK
- a CDS encoding heptaprenylglyceryl phosphate synthase, with product MIEFSNWRHVFKLDPEKPIEDDQLEQICESGTDAIIVGGTLGVTFDNTLDLMSRIRRYAVPCMLEVSNLQAIVPGFDGYFIPIVLNASNPDVIFAPHIEALSSLGSYIHWDEIVAEGYLVFNQDSAVAEVTSARTISSKAEAKAYVQTATKLCRLPIVYIEYSGTYGDPQMVEACKTALDEGHLMYGGGITNASQAREMAAIADTVVVGNIIYDSLEQALSTVAAIKETERRF